Proteins from a genomic interval of Xanthomonas sp. AM6:
- the rlmE gene encoding 23S rRNA (uridine(2552)-2'-O)-methyltransferase RlmE: protein MATRSKSSQRWLREHFADPFVKKAQAEGMRSRAAYKLEELLQRDKLLKPDMVVVDLGAAPGGWSQQVRKSLGERGRVLALDILEMPPLAGVEFLHGDFREEEVLSQFEAMLGGSPVDLVLSDMAPNKSGMDAVDQPRMMHLAELAMAFADTHLKPGGAFLIKLFQGVGSDDYIREMRRRYEKVSIRKPAASRKRSPEVYALGQGKRAQIK from the coding sequence ATGGCAACCCGCAGCAAAAGCAGCCAACGCTGGCTCCGCGAACATTTCGCCGATCCCTTCGTCAAGAAGGCCCAGGCCGAAGGCATGCGTTCGCGTGCCGCCTACAAGCTGGAAGAGTTGCTGCAGCGCGACAAGCTGCTCAAGCCGGACATGGTGGTGGTCGATCTGGGCGCCGCGCCGGGCGGCTGGTCGCAGCAGGTGCGCAAGTCGCTGGGCGAGCGCGGGCGGGTGCTGGCGCTGGACATCCTGGAGATGCCGCCGCTGGCCGGCGTGGAGTTCCTTCACGGCGACTTCAGGGAGGAGGAGGTGCTATCGCAGTTCGAGGCGATGCTGGGCGGCAGCCCGGTAGACCTTGTGCTGTCGGATATGGCCCCCAATAAAAGCGGCATGGATGCGGTGGACCAGCCGCGGATGATGCATCTGGCCGAATTGGCGATGGCGTTCGCCGATACCCACCTCAAGCCGGGCGGGGCGTTCCTGATCAAGCTGTTCCAGGGCGTCGGGTCCGACGACTACATTCGCGAGATGCGCCGCCGCTATGAAAAGGTGTCCATCCGCAAACCGGCCGCATCGCGCAAGCGTTCGCCGGAGGTCTATGCCCTCGGGCAGGGCAAGCGCGCCCAGATCAAGTAA
- a CDS encoding MTH938/NDUFAF3 family protein: MQLTQDLPDYAYTLRMADGRQAKVNDRLLTRSFILAPDTLIEQWDAPAAAELQPQQLQPLLELNPALVILGTGERQVFPPAAALALFLTRGIGIEVMNNAAAARTYNVLAAEGRRVAVGFLLEG; this comes from the coding sequence ATGCAGCTGACCCAGGACCTGCCCGACTACGCCTACACCCTGCGCATGGCCGACGGCCGCCAGGCGAAGGTGAACGACCGCCTGCTCACCCGCAGCTTCATCCTCGCCCCGGACACCCTCATCGAGCAGTGGGACGCGCCGGCCGCGGCCGAACTGCAGCCGCAGCAACTGCAGCCGCTGCTGGAACTGAACCCGGCGCTGGTGATCCTGGGCACCGGCGAGCGCCAGGTGTTCCCGCCCGCCGCGGCGCTGGCGCTGTTCCTGACCCGCGGCATCGGCATCGAAGTGATGAACAACGCCGCCGCCGCGCGCACCTACAACGTGCTGGCCGCCGAAGGCCGGCGCGTGGCGGTCGGGTTCCTGCTCGAAGGCTGA
- the yhbY gene encoding ribosome assembly RNA-binding protein YhbY, producing the protein MSISLTPSQNRFLRGLAHDLKPLLQIGGKGVTPAFLAELDEVLERHELVKVKVGGDDREARDAAIASLVAQSHSVLVQRIGHTAILYRPAKEDRQIVLPRG; encoded by the coding sequence ATGTCGATCAGCCTGACCCCGTCCCAGAACCGCTTCCTGCGCGGCCTGGCGCACGACCTCAAACCCCTGTTGCAGATCGGCGGCAAGGGCGTCACGCCGGCCTTTTTGGCCGAACTGGACGAGGTGCTGGAGCGCCACGAACTGGTCAAGGTGAAGGTCGGCGGCGACGACCGCGAGGCCCGCGACGCGGCCATCGCCAGCCTGGTCGCGCAATCGCACAGCGTGCTGGTGCAAAGGATCGGCCATACCGCGATCCTGTACCGCCCGGCCAAGGAAGACCGCCAGATCGTGCTGCCGCGCGGCTAA